From one bacterium genomic stretch:
- a CDS encoding NADH-quinone oxidoreductase subunit NuoK, which translates to MVTESLILSAILFSIGVLGVVIRRNAIILFMCIELMLNAVNLAFVAFSRAVGIEGQVFVFFVMTVAAAEAAVGLAIIISIFRHTETVDIKNFNLLRW; encoded by the coding sequence GTGGTCACGGAATCGCTCATCCTCTCGGCGATCCTGTTCTCGATCGGCGTGCTCGGCGTGGTGATCCGGCGCAACGCGATCATCCTGTTCATGTGCATCGAGCTCATGCTCAACGCCGTGAACCTCGCGTTCGTCGCGTTCTCGCGCGCGGTCGGGATCGAGGGACAGGTCTTCGTCTTCTTCGTGATGACGGTGGCGGCGGCGGAAGCGGCAGTCGGCCTGGCGATCATCATTTCGATCTTCCGCCACACCGAGACGGTGGACATCAAGAACTTCAACCTGCTGCGGTGGTAG
- a CDS encoding NADH-quinone oxidoreductase subunit J, which yields MTTLLFYLFAALALGGALGMVLGRTPIASLLSLVSSLFSLAAIYVLLEAHFIAAIQIIVYAGAIMVLFLFVIMLLNLGHDYQRDLREFGWIAAGSIVAGLGGYAVMRALRADDAVTDMGGSILIETALREFNAVGAVAVPMFRSYMVPFELTSILLLVAIVGAVLLAKRRV from the coding sequence ATGACGACGCTCCTCTTCTACCTGTTCGCCGCGCTGGCCCTCGGCGGTGCGCTGGGGATGGTCCTCGGCCGCACGCCGATCGCGAGTCTGCTCTCGCTGGTCTCGAGCCTGTTCAGCCTCGCGGCGATCTACGTGCTGCTGGAGGCCCACTTCATCGCGGCCATCCAGATCATCGTGTATGCCGGCGCGATCATGGTGCTGTTCCTGTTCGTGATCATGCTGCTCAACCTGGGGCACGACTATCAGCGTGACCTCAGGGAGTTCGGCTGGATCGCGGCCGGCTCGATCGTCGCCGGGCTCGGCGGCTACGCCGTCATGCGGGCGCTGCGGGCCGACGATGCGGTGACGGACATGGGCGGCTCGATCCTGATCGAGACCGCGTTGCGGGAGTTCAACGCGGTGGGGGCCGTGGCCGTGCCGATGTTCCGCAGCTACATGGTGCCGTTCGAGCTCACGTCGATCCTGCTCCTCGTGGCGATCGTGGGGGCGGTGCTGTTGGCGAAACGGAGGGTGTGA
- a CDS encoding NADH-quinone oxidoreductase subunit I, with translation MALTFKHLVNPRKVTLQYPDEKADLSPRWRGTHRMAVHADGRPKCVACGLCPTICPANCIRLVPGEDDQGNRYPVVYEIDEFRCIFCGMCQEVCPVEAIHVGRDYENAEFTRERFVYDLDRLMAQDHEFTLLWDPEDPLSE, from the coding sequence ATGGCGCTGACCTTCAAGCACCTGGTGAATCCGCGGAAGGTCACGCTGCAGTACCCCGACGAGAAGGCGGATCTGTCGCCCCGGTGGCGTGGCACGCACCGCATGGCCGTGCACGCGGACGGGCGGCCGAAGTGCGTCGCCTGCGGGCTCTGTCCGACCATCTGCCCGGCGAACTGCATCCGTCTGGTGCCTGGCGAGGACGACCAGGGGAACCGGTACCCGGTCGTCTATGAGATCGATGAGTTCCGGTGCATCTTCTGTGGCATGTGCCAGGAGGTCTGCCCGGTCGAGGCGATCCACGTGGGCCGTGACTACGAGAACGCCGAGTTCACGCGTGAACGATTCGTCTACGACCTCGACCGCCTGATGGCGCAGGACCACGAGTTCACGCTCTTGTGGGATCCGGAGGACCCGCTCTCGGAATGA
- a CDS encoding NADH-quinone oxidoreductase subunit NuoH, with amino-acid sequence MHEIGALSRTGFVIASAIKVVAVFTIVMVAVAMFTWLERRLAAWIQDRLGPNRVGPFGLLQPLADGLKNLLKEESSPGQVSRLYFILAPALAIFPALMTFAVVPFAAPLPTPWGLVEMVVADLPIGILFIMALSSMGVYGVVMAGWASNNKYAFLGGLRASAQMVSYEVSLGLSLVPVFMLVGNVTLTQVVWTQQGEIGLWLALPLGLSFFLFVISAFAETNRLPFDLAEAESELVTGYHTEYSAMKFSMFFIAEYSHVLTASALMATLFLGGWDIPFVKFDDMVVVAPGVVQGAEPAVWKTLLTGLVFAAKTLFFVCVYMWVRWTLPRFRYDQVMHLGWKVLLPTALAYIGLIGTTILVLDRLGLEYGTLYGLVLTGVSLVATAVFLWIIDRDRVIGGAYVPRRVPVGRRVVQPAPQPEPAAGVAGYVHAQST; translated from the coding sequence ATGCACGAGATCGGCGCGCTCTCACGCACCGGGTTCGTCATCGCCTCGGCGATCAAGGTCGTCGCCGTGTTCACCATCGTCATGGTGGCGGTGGCGATGTTCACGTGGCTCGAGCGGCGGCTCGCCGCCTGGATCCAGGACCGGCTGGGCCCCAACCGCGTCGGCCCCTTCGGCCTGCTCCAGCCGCTCGCCGACGGCCTGAAGAACCTCCTCAAGGAGGAGTCGAGCCCCGGGCAGGTGTCACGGCTCTACTTCATCCTGGCGCCGGCGCTCGCCATCTTCCCGGCGCTCATGACCTTCGCGGTCGTGCCGTTCGCCGCGCCGCTGCCCACGCCGTGGGGCCTGGTCGAGATGGTCGTGGCCGACCTCCCGATCGGCATCCTCTTCATCATGGCCCTGTCCAGCATGGGCGTGTACGGCGTGGTGATGGCCGGCTGGGCGTCCAACAACAAGTACGCGTTCCTGGGCGGTCTCCGGGCCAGCGCCCAGATGGTCAGCTACGAGGTCTCCCTCGGGCTCAGCCTGGTCCCGGTCTTCATGCTGGTGGGCAATGTGACGCTCACGCAGGTCGTCTGGACGCAACAGGGCGAGATCGGGCTCTGGCTGGCCCTGCCGCTGGGCCTCTCGTTCTTCCTCTTCGTGATCTCCGCCTTCGCGGAGACGAACCGGCTGCCGTTCGACCTGGCAGAGGCCGAATCCGAGCTGGTCACCGGGTACCACACCGAGTACTCGGCCATGAAGTTCAGTATGTTCTTCATCGCCGAGTACTCGCACGTCCTGACCGCCTCGGCGCTCATGGCCACGCTGTTCCTCGGCGGCTGGGACATCCCGTTCGTCAAGTTCGATGACATGGTGGTCGTGGCGCCGGGAGTGGTGCAGGGCGCAGAGCCGGCGGTGTGGAAGACGCTGCTCACGGGCCTGGTCTTCGCGGCCAAGACGCTGTTCTTCGTGTGCGTCTACATGTGGGTCCGCTGGACGCTGCCCCGGTTCCGCTACGACCAGGTGATGCACCTCGGCTGGAAGGTGCTGCTCCCCACGGCCCTGGCGTACATCGGGCTCATCGGGACCACCATCTTGGTGCTGGATCGCCTGGGGCTCGAGTACGGGACCCTCTACGGTCTGGTCCTGACCGGCGTGAGCCTGGTCGCGACCGCCGTGTTCCTGTGGATCATCGACCGCGACCGCGTCATCGGCGGCGCGTACGTCCCGCGGCGGGTCCCGGTCGGCCGGCGCGTCGTCCAGCCCGCGCCGCAGCCCGAGCCGGCCGCGGGCGTGGCGGGTTACGTCCATGCACAGAGCACCTGA
- a CDS encoding NADH-quinone oxidoreductase subunit F (part of NADH-ubiquinone oxidoreductase complex I; shuttles electrons from NADH, via FMN and iron-sulfur (Fe-S) centers, to quinones in the respiratory chain; NuoF is part of the soluble NADH dehydrogenase fragment, which represents the electron input part of NADH dehydrogenase) produces the protein MAYPYRHERETRILSEAFGDPRARTLAGWKERGGYQALEKALGMARDEVIEVVKQSGLRGRGGAGFPTGVKWSFMPKDDGKPHYLLINADESEPGAFKDRELIRWTPHQVIEGALIGAYAIRAQHVYIYIRGEFFEPAQILARAIEEAYAAGLAGKNILGSGVDIDITLHCGAGAYICGEETALMNSLEGRRGQPRIKPPFPAAVGAFGMPTTINNVETISSVPHIIKNGAEWYRSFGTEKSPGTKLFNVSGHVVRRGNFELPLGFNLKELIYDVCGGIRDGRSLKAVIPGGSSVPILTADEIDIPMDYEGVAKAGSMLGTASVIVMDDRTCIVKQVRRIVEFYAHESCGQCTPCREGTAWLAKILRRIERGEGREEDLDLLLDIGQNMTGTTICVLSDSAAAPVASSIRKFREEYLAHIRDGVCPAAAVAV, from the coding sequence ATGGCGTATCCGTACCGGCACGAACGCGAGACGCGCATTCTCAGCGAGGCGTTCGGCGACCCCCGGGCCCGGACGCTGGCGGGCTGGAAGGAGCGGGGCGGCTACCAGGCGCTGGAGAAGGCGCTCGGCATGGCCCGCGACGAGGTCATCGAGGTGGTCAAGCAGAGCGGGCTGCGCGGCCGTGGCGGCGCCGGCTTCCCGACCGGCGTCAAGTGGAGCTTCATGCCCAAAGACGACGGCAAGCCGCACTACCTGCTCATCAACGCCGACGAGTCGGAGCCGGGCGCGTTCAAGGACCGTGAGCTCATCCGCTGGACGCCGCACCAGGTGATCGAGGGCGCGCTGATCGGCGCCTACGCGATCCGCGCGCAGCACGTCTACATCTACATCCGCGGCGAGTTCTTCGAGCCGGCCCAGATCCTGGCCCGAGCCATCGAGGAAGCGTACGCGGCCGGCCTGGCGGGCAAGAACATCCTCGGCTCCGGCGTCGACATCGACATCACGCTCCACTGCGGGGCGGGCGCCTACATCTGCGGCGAAGAGACGGCTCTCATGAACTCCCTGGAGGGCCGCCGCGGCCAGCCCCGCATCAAGCCGCCGTTCCCCGCGGCCGTCGGCGCCTTCGGCATGCCCACGACGATCAACAACGTCGAGACGATCTCTTCCGTGCCGCACATCATCAAGAACGGCGCCGAGTGGTACCGCTCGTTCGGCACGGAGAAGAGCCCGGGCACCAAGCTGTTCAACGTGTCGGGGCACGTCGTCCGCCGCGGCAACTTCGAGCTGCCCCTGGGCTTCAACCTGAAGGAGCTGATCTACGACGTCTGCGGCGGGATCCGCGACGGGCGCTCGCTCAAGGCGGTGATCCCGGGCGGCAGCTCGGTGCCGATCCTCACCGCGGACGAGATCGACATCCCGATGGACTACGAAGGGGTGGCCAAGGCCGGCAGCATGCTGGGCACGGCGTCCGTGATCGTGATGGACGACAGGACCTGCATCGTGAAGCAGGTCCGGAGGATCGTGGAGTTCTACGCCCACGAGTCCTGCGGCCAGTGCACGCCCTGCCGCGAGGGGACCGCGTGGCTGGCGAAGATCCTCCGCCGGATCGAGCGAGGCGAGGGCAGGGAAGAGGACCTGGACCTGCTGCTCGACATCGGGCAGAACATGACGGGCACCACGATCTGCGTGCTCAGCGACTCGGCGGCGGCACCCGTTGCCAGCTCGATCCGGAAGTTCCGCGAGGAGTACCTCGCCCACATCCGCGACGGCGTGTGCCCCGCCGCCGCGGTGGCCGTCTAG